A stretch of Fusobacterium periodonticum ATCC 33693 DNA encodes these proteins:
- a CDS encoding single-stranded DNA-binding protein has translation MNLVVLNGRLVRDPELKFGQSGKAYSRFSIAVDRPFQSSADKNSQTADFINCVAFGKTAEFIGEYFRKGRKILLRGSLQMNQYESEGKKLTTYVVIAENVEFGEAKANAGANDFKASSNTVMETSNFEEFHSEDDIPETVPVSDDEFPF, from the coding sequence ATGAATTTAGTTGTTTTAAATGGAAGACTTGTGAGAGACCCTGAACTAAAGTTTGGACAAAGTGGTAAGGCATATTCAAGATTTTCAATAGCAGTTGATAGACCTTTTCAATCTTCAGCTGATAAAAATTCTCAAACAGCTGATTTTATAAACTGTGTGGCTTTTGGAAAGACAGCTGAGTTTATAGGAGAATATTTTAGAAAAGGAAGAAAAATTTTGCTTAGAGGAAGTTTACAAATGAATCAATATGAGTCAGAAGGTAAAAAACTAACTACTTATGTTGTTATTGCAGAAAATGTAGAATTTGGAGAAGCAAAAGCAAATGCAGGAGCAAATGATTTCAAAGCTTCTAGCAATACAGTTATGGAAACTTCTAATTTTGAAGAATTTCATTCAGAAGATGATATTCCAGAAACAGTTCCTGTATCTGATGATGAATTTCCATTCTAA
- a CDS encoding aminoacyl-histidine dipeptidase — protein MSNKLVNLKPERVFYYFEELSKIPRESGNEKAVSDFLVDTAKKLGLEVYQDKMNNIVIKKVASKNYENSPGVILQGHMDMVCEKDLDSNHDFKKDGIDLIVEGNYLRANKTTLGADNGIAVAMGLAVLEDNTIEHPQIELLVTVEEETTMGGALGLEDNILTGKMLINIDSEEEAWVTVGSAGGRTIRAIFDDKKEKLNITNPEFFRLEVKNLFGGHSGAEIHKNRLNANKVISEAMTQLKKEFDIKLCDIKGGTKDNAIPRECYFDIAIDKEFSENFTLKVKEIFENFKNKYKAQDENITFEITKLEYSSNEAFSNDVFERLLSLLNTLPTGVNTWLKEYPDIVESSDNLAIVKLIDDKITIITSLRSSEPGVLDSLEEKIVNIIKEHKVSYWVGEGYPEWRFRPVSHLRDTAVKTYKDLFNEDMQVTVIHAGLECGAISTHYPDLDMISIGPNIYDVHTPKEKMEIASVEKYYKYLLELLKNLK, from the coding sequence ATGTCAAATAAATTAGTTAATTTAAAACCAGAAAGAGTATTTTACTATTTTGAAGAATTATCAAAAATTCCAAGAGAATCAGGAAATGAAAAAGCTGTTAGTGACTTTTTAGTAGATACAGCTAAAAAACTTGGTTTAGAGGTATACCAAGATAAAATGAATAATATTGTGATTAAAAAGGTAGCAAGTAAGAATTATGAAAATTCTCCTGGAGTAATACTTCAAGGTCATATGGATATGGTTTGTGAAAAAGATTTAGATTCTAATCATGACTTCAAAAAAGATGGAATTGATTTAATAGTAGAGGGAAATTATTTAAGAGCTAATAAAACTACTCTTGGGGCAGATAATGGTATAGCTGTTGCTATGGGACTAGCTGTTCTTGAAGACAATACTATAGAACATCCTCAAATTGAATTACTTGTTACTGTAGAAGAAGAAACAACAATGGGAGGAGCTCTTGGACTAGAAGATAATATTTTAACAGGAAAGATGTTAATTAATATAGACTCAGAAGAAGAAGCTTGGGTAACTGTTGGTAGTGCTGGTGGAAGAACTATAAGAGCAATATTTGATGATAAGAAAGAAAAACTTAATATCACTAATCCAGAATTCTTTAGATTAGAAGTTAAAAATCTATTTGGAGGACACTCTGGAGCAGAAATTCATAAAAATAGATTAAATGCTAATAAAGTTATCAGTGAAGCAATGACTCAATTAAAAAAGGAATTTGATATAAAATTATGTGATATTAAAGGTGGAACTAAAGATAATGCCATCCCTAGAGAATGCTATTTTGATATAGCTATAGATAAAGAATTTTCAGAAAATTTTACTCTTAAAGTGAAAGAAATTTTTGAAAACTTTAAAAATAAATATAAAGCTCAAGATGAAAATATAACTTTTGAAATAACTAAACTTGAATATAGTTCTAATGAAGCTTTCTCTAATGATGTATTTGAAAGATTACTATCTCTATTAAATACTCTACCAACTGGAGTAAATACTTGGCTAAAAGAATATCCTGATATAGTTGAAAGTTCTGATAATCTAGCAATAGTTAAACTTATAGATGATAAAATAACAATTATTACTTCTTTAAGAAGTTCTGAACCTGGTGTTTTAGATAGCTTAGAAGAAAAAATAGTAAATATTATAAAAGAACATAAGGTAAGTTACTGGGTTGGTGAAGGATATCCTGAATGGAGATTCAGACCTGTATCTCACTTAAGAGATACTGCTGTTAAAACTTACAAAGATTTATTCAATGAAGATATGCAAGTAACAGTTATACATGCAGGACTAGAATGTGGGGCTATTTCTACTCACTATCCTGATCTAGATATGATTTCAATAGGACCTAATATTTATGATGTACATACTCCAAAAGAAAAGATGGAAATAGCTTCTGTTGAAAAATATTATAAATATTTATTAGAATTATTAAAAAATTTAAAATAA
- the groL gene encoding chaperonin GroEL (60 kDa chaperone family; promotes refolding of misfolded polypeptides especially under stressful conditions; forms two stacked rings of heptamers to form a barrel-shaped 14mer; ends can be capped by GroES; misfolded proteins enter the barrel where they are refolded when GroES binds), which yields MAKIINFNDEARKKLETGVNILADAVKVTLGPRGRNVVLEKSYGAPLITNDGVTIAKEIELEDPFENMGAALVKEVAIKSNDVAGDGTTTATILAQAIVKEGLKMLSAGANPIFLKKGIELAAKEAIEVLKDKAKKIESNEEISQVASISAGDEEIGKLIAQAMEKVGETGVITVEEAKSLETTLETVEGMQFDKGYVSPYMVTDSERMTAELDNPLILLTDKKISSMKELLPLLEQTVQMSKPVLIVADDIEGEALTTLVINKLRGTLNVVAVKAPAFGDRRKAILEDIAILTGGEVISEEKGMKLEEASIEQLGRAKTVKVTKDLTVIVDGAGEQKDISARVNLIKIQIEETTSDYDKEKLQERLAKLSGGVAVIKVGAATEVEMKDKKLRIEDALNATRAAVEEGIVAGGGTILLDIIDSMKEFNETGEIAMGIEIVKRALEAPIKQIAENCGLNGGVVLEKVRMSPKGFGFDAKNEKYVNMIESGIIDPAKVTRAAIQNSTSVASLLLTTEVVIAHKKEEEKASIGAGGMMPGMM from the coding sequence ATGGCAAAAATTATAAATTTTAATGATGAAGCTAGAAAAAAATTAGAAACAGGAGTAAATATTCTTGCTGATGCAGTAAAAGTTACTCTAGGACCTAGAGGAAGAAATGTTGTTCTAGAAAAATCTTATGGTGCTCCTCTAATTACAAATGATGGAGTTACAATTGCTAAAGAAATAGAGTTAGAAGATCCTTTTGAAAATATGGGAGCAGCTTTAGTTAAAGAAGTTGCAATTAAATCAAATGATGTTGCAGGAGATGGTACAACAACTGCAACGATTTTAGCACAAGCTATTGTTAAAGAAGGATTAAAAATGCTAAGTGCTGGAGCAAACCCTATTTTCTTAAAGAAAGGAATTGAACTTGCTGCCAAAGAAGCTATTGAAGTTTTAAAAGATAAAGCTAAAAAAATTGAGTCTAATGAAGAAATATCTCAAGTTGCATCAATTTCAGCTGGAGATGAAGAAATAGGAAAATTAATAGCACAAGCTATGGAAAAAGTTGGTGAAACAGGAGTTATAACAGTTGAAGAAGCTAAATCTCTTGAAACAACTTTAGAAACTGTTGAAGGGATGCAATTTGATAAAGGATATGTTTCTCCATACATGGTAACAGATTCAGAAAGAATGACAGCAGAACTTGATAACCCTTTAATATTACTGACTGATAAAAAGATCAGCTCTATGAAAGAACTTTTACCATTGTTAGAACAAACAGTTCAAATGTCTAAACCAGTTTTAATAGTTGCTGATGATATAGAAGGAGAAGCTCTAACTACTCTTGTTATAAATAAATTAAGAGGAACTTTAAATGTTGTTGCTGTTAAGGCTCCTGCTTTTGGAGATAGGAGAAAGGCAATACTTGAAGATATAGCTATACTTACAGGTGGAGAAGTTATATCTGAAGAAAAAGGAATGAAATTAGAAGAAGCTTCTATTGAACAATTAGGAAGAGCTAAGACTGTTAAGGTTACAAAAGACTTAACTGTGATTGTTGATGGAGCTGGAGAACAAAAAGATATTTCAGCTAGAGTTAATCTAATAAAGATTCAAATAGAAGAAACTACTTCTGACTATGATAAAGAAAAATTACAAGAAAGATTAGCAAAGCTATCTGGAGGAGTTGCTGTTATAAAAGTTGGAGCTGCTACAGAAGTTGAAATGAAAGATAAAAAACTAAGAATAGAAGACGCTCTAAATGCAACAAGAGCTGCTGTAGAAGAAGGAATAGTTGCAGGTGGAGGAACAATTTTACTTGATATTATTGATTCAATGAAAGAATTTAATGAAACTGGTGAAATTGCTATGGGTATTGAAATTGTAAAAAGGGCTCTAGAAGCACCTATTAAACAAATAGCAGAAAACTGTGGATTAAATGGTGGAGTAGTGTTAGAAAAAGTAAGAATGTCTCCAAAAGGTTTTGGATTTGATGCTAAAAATGAAAAATATGTAAATATGATAGAATCTGGAATCATAGATCCCGCTAAAGTTACAAGAGCTGCGATACAAAATTCTACTTCTGTTGCTTCATTACTTTTAACTACTGAAGTTGTTATAGCACATAAAAAAGAAGAAGAAAAAGCTTCAATAGGTGCTGGTGGAATGATGCCAGGAATGATGTAA
- a CDS encoding co-chaperone GroES, giving the protein MNIRPIGERVLIKPIKKEEKTKSGILLSSKTAPAEKPNQAEVIALGKGEKLEGIKVGDKVIFNRFSGNEIEDGEEKYLVVNAEDILAVID; this is encoded by the coding sequence ATGAATATTAGACCTATTGGAGAAAGAGTTTTAATAAAACCAATTAAAAAAGAAGAAAAAACTAAGAGTGGAATTTTACTTAGCTCAAAGACTGCTCCTGCTGAAAAACCTAATCAAGCAGAAGTTATTGCTTTAGGTAAAGGAGAAAAATTAGAAGGAATAAAAGTTGGAGACAAAGTAATTTTCAATAGATTCTCAGGAAATGAAATAGAAGATGGAGAAGAAAAATATTTAGTAGTAAATGCTGAAGATATTTTAGCAGTTATCGATTAA
- a CDS encoding ribonuclease H family protein: MAKQKYYAYFFDNKNNGIVESWTECEKIVKGTKARYKSFIDKAVAQNWLDSGANYERKVSTTTPIITRLEKGIYFDSGTGRGIGVEVRITDENKVSFLETLPKETIKKLLKNTKWTVNEFGNIYLGANKTNNFGELVGFYFALEIAKIMDCSLISGDSRLVIDYWSLGYFHENNLELETISYINKVIAMRKEFEKNKGVIKHISGDINPADLGFHK, translated from the coding sequence ATGGCTAAGCAAAAATATTATGCTTATTTTTTTGATAATAAGAATAATGGAATTGTAGAAAGTTGGACTGAATGTGAAAAAATAGTAAAGGGAACAAAGGCTAGATATAAGTCATTTATAGATAAAGCTGTTGCACAGAATTGGTTAGATAGTGGTGCAAACTATGAAAGAAAGGTAAGTACTACTACTCCAATAATTACTAGATTAGAAAAGGGAATATACTTTGATTCAGGAACAGGAAGAGGAATTGGGGTTGAAGTAAGAATTACTGATGAAAATAAAGTGAGTTTTTTAGAAACTTTACCAAAAGAAACTATAAAAAAATTATTAAAAAATACAAAATGGACTGTAAATGAGTTTGGAAATATTTACTTAGGTGCAAATAAAACTAATAACTTTGGAGAACTTGTAGGGTTTTATTTTGCATTAGAAATCGCAAAAATTATGGACTGTTCTTTAATTTCTGGGGATAGTCGCTTAGTAATAGATTATTGGTCTTTAGGTTATTTTCATGAAAATAATTTAGAGTTAGAAACAATTTCTTATATAAATAAAGTAATTGCTATGAGAAAAGAATTTGAAAAAAATAAGGGAGTGATAAAGCATATTTCTGGAGATATTAATCCAGCAGATTTAGGTTTTCATAAATAG
- the pepF gene encoding oligoendopeptidase F produces the protein MKDRKTIDQKYKWNLNDIYENYDMWESDLEKFEKLTKEVPKYKGEIKKSPEKFVELELLMEKIARLLDRLYLYPYMLKDLDSTDEITSIKMQEIEMVYTKFATETAWIAPEMLEIPEETMNEWIKKYPELEERRFGLSEMYRLRKHVLSEDKEQLLSHFAQFMGSSSDIYGELSISDIKWNTVKLSTGEELAISNGVYSKIISTNRNQEDRKLAFEALYKSYENSKNTFAAIYRAIIQQNVASCNARNYESSLDRALENKNIPKEVYFSLVNSAQENTAPLRRYVELRKKALKLKEYHYYDNSINIVDYNKVFKYDDAKEIVLNSVKALGEDYQAKMSRAISEGWLDVFETKNKRSGAYSINIYDVHPYMLLNYQETMDAVFTLAHELGHTLHSMLSSEAQPYSTADYTIFVAEVASTFNERLLLDYMLENSDDSLEKIALLEQALGNIVGTYYIQTLFASYEYEAHKMIEEYKAITPDILSDIMYNLFKKYFGDTVTIDELQKIIWSRIPHFFNSPFYVYQYATSFASSAKLYENLKTNPESREKYLTLLKSGGNNHPMEQLKLAGVDLTKKESFDSVAKEFDRLLDVLEEELKKINLI, from the coding sequence ATGAAAGATAGAAAAACAATAGATCAAAAATATAAATGGAACTTGAATGATATCTATGAAAACTATGATATGTGGGAAAGTGATTTAGAAAAATTTGAAAAACTTACTAAAGAAGTTCCTAAATACAAAGGAGAAATTAAAAAAAGTCCTGAAAAATTTGTTGAATTAGAATTATTGATGGAAAAAATAGCAAGATTATTAGATAGACTTTATCTTTATCCATATATGTTAAAAGATTTAGACTCTACTGATGAAATAACTTCTATAAAGATGCAAGAAATAGAAATGGTTTATACAAAGTTTGCCACTGAAACTGCTTGGATAGCTCCTGAGATGTTAGAAATACCTGAAGAAACTATGAATGAATGGATAAAGAAATATCCAGAACTAGAAGAAAGAAGATTTGGACTTAGTGAAATGTATAGATTGAGGAAGCATGTTTTATCTGAAGATAAAGAACAATTGCTTTCACATTTTGCTCAATTTATGGGATCATCTTCTGATATATATGGAGAACTTTCTATATCAGATATAAAATGGAATACTGTAAAGTTGTCTACAGGTGAAGAATTAGCTATATCAAATGGCGTTTATTCAAAAATTATATCTACTAATAGAAATCAAGAAGATAGAAAATTAGCTTTTGAAGCTCTATATAAAAGTTATGAAAATAGTAAAAATACTTTTGCAGCAATATACAGAGCTATCATTCAACAAAATGTTGCTTCTTGTAATGCAAGAAACTATGAGTCTTCACTTGATAGAGCCTTAGAAAATAAAAATATACCAAAAGAAGTTTATTTTTCTTTAGTTAATTCAGCTCAAGAAAATACAGCTCCTTTAAGAAGATATGTAGAACTTAGAAAGAAAGCTTTAAAATTAAAAGAATATCATTACTATGACAACAGTATTAATATAGTTGATTATAATAAAGTCTTTAAATATGATGATGCTAAGGAAATAGTTCTAAATTCAGTTAAAGCTTTAGGTGAAGATTATCAAGCAAAAATGAGTAGAGCTATAAGTGAAGGTTGGCTTGATGTCTTTGAAACTAAAAATAAAAGAAGTGGAGCTTATTCTATAAATATATATGATGTTCATCCATATATGCTTTTAAACTACCAAGAAACTATGGATGCTGTATTTACTTTAGCACATGAATTAGGACATACTCTTCATAGCATGTTATCAAGTGAAGCTCAACCTTATTCAACAGCAGATTATACAATATTTGTTGCTGAAGTAGCTTCTACTTTTAATGAAAGATTACTTTTAGACTATATGCTAGAAAATTCTGATGATAGCTTAGAAAAAATTGCTTTGTTAGAACAAGCACTAGGAAATATTGTTGGAACTTACTATATTCAAACTCTTTTTGCTAGTTATGAATATGAAGCCCATAAAATGATAGAAGAGTATAAGGCTATTACTCCTGATATTTTAAGTGATATTATGTATAATCTATTCAAAAAATATTTTGGAGATACTGTAACAATAGATGAATTACAAAAGATAATTTGGTCAAGGATACCTCATTTCTTTAATTCACCTTTCTATGTTTATCAATATGCAACTTCTTTTGCTAGCTCAGCAAAGTTATATGAAAATTTAAAAACTAATCCTGAAAGTAGAGAAAAGTATTTAACTCTTCTAAAGTCAGGAGGAAATAATCATCCAATGGAACAATTAAAATTAGCAGGTGTTGATCTAACTAAAAAAGAATCCTTTGATTCTGTTGCAAAAGAATTTGATAGATTGTTAGATGTTTTAGAAGAAGAATTAAAAAAGATTAACTTAATATAA
- a CDS encoding toxin-antitoxin system YwqK family antitoxin, producing the protein MKRKLLLVAFALLFSVSAISNSQEIRKKDLKIVDKLYYLKDSDIPFSGKVSEGKDRLYYLNGKQDGKWISFYKNGNIKSIINWKDGKLNGKYIIYENNGMKSTETIYKDGKENGYYYLYNSNGTYRTKGAYVMGKPVGEWEYYDKDGKLKDKVIAN; encoded by the coding sequence TTGAAAAGAAAATTATTATTAGTTGCCTTTGCTTTACTTTTTTCTGTTTCTGCAATTTCAAATTCTCAAGAAATTAGAAAAAAAGATTTAAAAATAGTTGATAAGCTATATTATCTTAAAGATTCTGATATTCCTTTTAGTGGTAAAGTAAGTGAAGGGAAAGACAGACTTTACTATTTAAATGGTAAACAAGATGGTAAATGGATAAGTTTCTATAAAAATGGAAATATAAAGTCTATTATAAACTGGAAAGATGGTAAATTAAATGGGAAATATATCATCTATGAAAATAATGGAATGAAATCTACAGAAACTATTTATAAAGATGGTAAAGAAAATGGTTACTATTACTTATATAACTCTAATGGAACTTATCGTACAAAAGGGGCTTATGTGATGGGAAAACCTGTAGGTGAATGGGAATATTACGATAAAGATGGTAAATTAAAAGATAAAGTTATAGCAAATTAA
- a CDS encoding DUF6882 domain-containing protein, whose amino-acid sequence MKKIGIIILLTFSFLLLTNCNKGKNEEVKNEKIKFSEESYSLFEKFATDKKETMEKLKSLNKEEANNLYEEYQVQNNNILYDIEDALAGFLDSIYNDTNGENFTDKDWSDANKILNKYDLELWDIGEGIVTIRELPNLYYDIFKDYVTNDYKEYLKIWAKDNEVLYQADAGLLISFEEIGERIITWENFLNKYPDSKLNIKVTALLNSYREDYLLGMDNTPTLDGGYDNIPITIDEVAKKEYDRFMKKYPNSPTVELIKYLLENYQNNNIYDLIRNKILNEFELDLTKEALSENLGRVLAIQDNFNENIFTGADWTVNLDDNTFSNAKEKYPIEFIGTAILKENGETIWIWEDSSLAMEIQATAGNNAIPILTYNSFELPENMSANAFVSLACGILHDKIAFSGIDYTEKGGMYYFVVSKLPETVFSPVGIKKFADITELAIKNYDIDHKIFVENFLEWNKTKYEWQGDKIIADFGNEDKLEIQFEKIEDEYRIKEIIL is encoded by the coding sequence TTGAAAAAAATAGGAATAATTATACTTTTAACATTTAGTTTTTTATTATTAACTAATTGTAATAAAGGTAAAAATGAAGAAGTAAAAAATGAAAAAATAAAATTTTCTGAAGAGAGTTATAGTTTATTTGAAAAATTTGCTACTGATAAAAAAGAAACGATGGAAAAATTAAAATCATTAAATAAGGAAGAAGCAAACAATCTATATGAAGAGTATCAGGTGCAAAATAATAACATTTTATATGATATAGAAGACGCTTTAGCAGGTTTTTTAGATAGTATTTACAATGATACAAATGGTGAAAATTTTACAGATAAAGATTGGTCTGATGCCAATAAAATTTTAAATAAATATGATTTAGAGCTTTGGGATATAGGTGAAGGTATAGTAACTATTAGAGAACTACCTAACCTATATTATGATATATTTAAAGATTATGTGACTAATGATTATAAAGAGTATTTAAAAATATGGGCAAAAGATAATGAGGTACTATATCAGGCAGATGCAGGATTGCTAATTTCATTTGAAGAGATTGGAGAAAGAATAATCACTTGGGAAAACTTTTTAAATAAATATCCTGATAGTAAGTTAAATATAAAAGTAACTGCGTTATTGAACTCATATAGAGAAGATTATCTTTTAGGTATGGATAATACTCCCACACTAGATGGTGGATATGATAATATTCCTATTACTATTGATGAAGTAGCTAAGAAAGAATATGATAGATTTATGAAAAAATATCCTAATAGTCCAACTGTTGAACTTATCAAATATCTTCTTGAAAATTATCAAAATAATAATATATACGATCTTATAAGAAATAAAATTTTAAATGAATTTGAACTAGATTTAACTAAAGAAGCTTTATCTGAAAACTTAGGAAGAGTTTTAGCTATTCAAGATAATTTCAATGAAAATATTTTTACAGGTGCAGATTGGACAGTTAATTTAGATGACAATACTTTTTCAAATGCTAAAGAAAAATATCCTATAGAATTTATAGGAACAGCTATTTTAAAAGAAAATGGAGAAACAATTTGGATCTGGGAAGATTCTTCACTTGCTATGGAAATTCAAGCTACTGCTGGAAATAATGCAATTCCAATATTGACTTACAATAGTTTTGAATTACCTGAAAATATGAGTGCAAATGCTTTTGTATCTCTTGCTTGTGGAATTTTACATGATAAGATTGCTTTCTCTGGAATAGATTATACAGAAAAAGGTGGGATGTATTACTTTGTGGTATCTAAATTACCTGAAACAGTTTTTTCACCTGTTGGTATAAAGAAGTTCGCTGATATAACAGAGCTAGCTATTAAAAATTATGATATAGACCATAAGATATTTGTTGAAAATTTCTTAGAATGGAATAAAACTAAATATGAATGGCAAGGAGATAAAATTATTGCTGACTTTGGAAATGAAGATAAATTAGAAATACAATTTGAGAAAATTGAAGATGAATATAGAATAAAAGAAATAATTTTATAA
- a CDS encoding SemiSWEET family transporter, protein MNKSKFNAIIGSIGAFIGIFVFISYIPQIIANLNGAKSQPLQPLFAAVSCLIWVIYGWTKEPKKDYILIAPNLAGVILGTITFLTAL, encoded by the coding sequence ATGAATAAATCAAAATTCAATGCTATTATTGGATCAATAGGTGCATTTATAGGGATCTTTGTATTCATAAGTTATATTCCTCAAATTATTGCAAATTTAAATGGTGCTAAAAGTCAACCATTACAACCTCTTTTTGCAGCAGTTTCTTGCTTAATATGGGTTATTTATGGTTGGACAAAGGAGCCTAAAAAAGATTATATACTAATCGCACCAAATTTAGCAGGAGTAATATTAGGTACTATAACTTTTCTTACTGCTCTTTAA
- a CDS encoding DUF6882 domain-containing protein has product MATWNEIFSANLGKIMAIQIACAEYVVKNRDWNVDFDRGIISFGNDEYPLQFLGSEATSSNTWLWAWENINEFDDKIISLAREIKAKGEKLNLEALTTAEIDISDELNGHTLSIVACGLADKNYCYYYGPHSGGAILVAFDGVDEKVFTSVDAKDFADIVVRCIQQFPLNHKLFVESFLEWNKTKYKWKENTLIADFGNSQKLEIDFEEKSELARIINIRLNS; this is encoded by the coding sequence ATGGCTACTTGGAATGAAATATTTTCAGCTAATTTAGGGAAAATAATGGCAATTCAAATTGCTTGTGCAGAATATGTGGTAAAAAATAGAGATTGGAATGTAGACTTTGATAGAGGAATTATATCTTTTGGTAATGATGAATATCCTTTACAATTTTTAGGTAGTGAAGCAACTTCTTCTAATACTTGGCTTTGGGCTTGGGAAAATATAAATGAATTTGATGATAAAATAATTTCTTTGGCAAGAGAGATAAAGGCAAAAGGAGAAAAATTAAATTTGGAAGCTTTAACTACTGCTGAAATAGATATTAGTGATGAATTAAATGGACATACCTTATCAATAGTTGCCTGTGGACTTGCTGATAAAAATTACTGCTACTATTATGGACCTCATTCAGGGGGAGCTATTTTAGTTGCTTTTGATGGGGTTGATGAAAAAGTATTTACATCTGTTGATGCAAAGGATTTTGCAGATATTGTAGTTAGGTGTATACAACAATTTCCTTTAAATCATAAATTATTTGTTGAAAGTTTTTTAGAGTGGAATAAAACTAAATATAAATGGAAAGAAAATACTTTGATTGCAGACTTTGGAAATTCTCAAAAATTAGAAATTGATTTTGAAGAAAAAAGTGAACTAGCTAGAATCATAAATATTCGTTTAAATTCTTAA
- a CDS encoding Dabb family protein encodes MLNHIVMWKIKEEVKDKEKVKLDIKNSLEGLFGKIKELREIRVETFMEITSTHDIALFVKVDNEETLKNYATNPLHVDVIKNYIKPFVYDRVCIDFFE; translated from the coding sequence ATGTTAAATCATATAGTTATGTGGAAAATAAAAGAAGAGGTCAAAGATAAAGAAAAGGTTAAATTAGATATAAAAAATAGTTTAGAAGGTTTATTTGGTAAGATAAAAGAATTAAGAGAAATTAGAGTTGAAACATTTATGGAAATTACAAGTACTCATGATATTGCATTATTTGTTAAGGTTGATAATGAAGAAACATTAAAAAATTATGCAACAAATCCTTTACATGTTGATGTAATAAAAAACTATATTAAACCCTTTGTTTATGATAGAGTGTGCATAGATTTTTTTGAATAG